The Arachis hypogaea cultivar Tifrunner chromosome 16, arahy.Tifrunner.gnm2.J5K5, whole genome shotgun sequence genome contains a region encoding:
- the LOC112697555 gene encoding NADP-dependent glyceraldehyde-3-phosphate dehydrogenase, whose protein sequence is MAGSGTFSEIIDGDVYKYYVDGQWKKSSSGKSVPIINPTTRNTHYKVQACTQEEVNNVIDSAKKAQKLWAKTPLWKRAELLHKAAAILKENKAPIAECLVKEIAKPAKDSVTEVVRSGDLISYCAEEGVRILGEGKFLVSDSFPGNDRTKYCLTSKIPIGVVLAIPPFNYPVNLAISKIAPALIAGNSIVLKPPTQGAVAALHMVHCFHLAGFPKGLIGCVTGKGSEIGDFLTMHPGVNCISFTGGDTGISISRKAGMVPLQMELGGKDACIVLEDADLDLAAANIVKGGFSYSGQRCTAVKVVLVMEKVASSLVKKVNEKVAKLTVGPPEDDCDITPVVTESSANFIEGLVMDAKEKKATFCQEYKRKGNLIWPLLLDNVRPDMRIAWEEPFGPVLPVIRINSVEEGIHHCNASNFGLQGCVFTSDINKAIMISDAMETGTVQINSAPARGPDHFPFQGIKDSGIGSQGITNSIHMMTKVKTTVINLPAPSYTMG, encoded by the exons ATGGCTGGAAGTGGAACATTTTCAGAGATCATAGATGGTGATGTATACAAATACTATGTTGATGGACAGTGGAAGAAGTCCTCGTCAGGAAAATCTGTTCCCATCATCAACCCCACCACCAGAAACACCCACTACAAGGTTCAAG CTTGTACCCAGGAAGAAGTTAACAATGTAATAGACTCAGCAAAAAAAGCTCAGAAATTGTGGGCAAAGACACCACTGTGGAAGAGAGCAGAGTTGCTTCACAAGGCTGCAGCAATATTGAAGGAGAACAAGGCACCTATTGCTGAGTGCCTTGTTAAGGAGATTGCAAAACCAGCCAAAGATTCTGTCACTGAA GTTGTGAGATCAGGGGATTTGATATCATATTGTGCTGAGGAAGGAGTCAGAATTCTTGGAGAAGGAAAGTTTCTGGTCTCTGATAGTTTTCCAGGCAATGATAGAACCAAATACTGTCTCACTTCCAAG ATTCCAATTGGAGTTGTTCTGGCTATTCCGCCTTTTAATTATCCTGTTAATCTGGCTATTTCGAAGATTGCTCCAGCTCTTATTGCTGGAAACTCCATTGTTCTCAAACCCCCTACTCAG GGTGCTGTTGCTGCACTTCACATGGTGCATTGCTTCCATTTGGCTGGTTTCCCTAAGGGCCTTATTGGCTGTGTCACAGGAAAGGGTTCTGAGATTGGTGACTTTCTTACAATGCATCCAGGTGTGAACTGCATAAG TTTCACAGGTGGAGACACTGGGATATCAATATCAAGAAAAGCTGGCATGGTTCCTCTTCAAATGGAGCTGGGTGGAAAAGATGCTTGCATTGTTCTTGAAGATGCTGACTTGGATTTGGCCGCCGCTAACATCGTAAAAGGAGGCTTCTCCTATAG TGGCCAAAGGTGCACAGCAGTGAAGGTTGTTTTGGTCATGGAAAAGGTGGCGAGCTCTCTCGTTAAGAAAGTCAACGAAAAAGTTGCAAAGCTAACTGTTGGTCCGCCGGAGGATGACTGTGACATCACGCCGGTTGTGACAGAGTCCTCTGCTAACTTCATTGAAGGGTTGGTAATGGATGCTAAAGAGAAAAAGGCAACATTCTGCCAGGAATACAAGAGGAAAGGGAATCTCATATGGCCATTACTGCTGGATAATGTTCGTCCGGATATGAGGATTGCGTGGGAGGAGCCGTTCGGACCAGTTTTGCCAGTTATCAGAATAAATTCTGTTGAAGAAGGAATCCACCATTGTAATGCTAGCAATTTTGGTCTTCAG GGATGTGTCTTCACAAGTGACATAAACAAAGCAATAATGATAAGTGATGCAATGGAGACAGGAACAGTTCAAATTAATTCAGCTCCAGCTCGCGGACCAGATCACTTTCCATTTCAG GGTATTAAGGATAGTGGAATTGGTTCTCAAGGAATCACCAACAGCATTCATATGATGACAAAGGTTAAGACTACAGTAATCAACTTACCAGCCCCATCTTACACCATGGGATGA